One genomic window of Devosia salina includes the following:
- the pyrH gene encoding UMP kinase translates to MSSAYKRILLKVSGEALAGDNSFGIEPPFLQAVASQIADVARSGIQVAIVVGGGNIFRGMAGAADGTDRVTADLMGMLGTMINALALSNAITRQGMKSKPFSAATMPSVADTFTARDAKLALEEGFVVVLGGGTGNPFFTTDTAATLRAIELECDVVLKGTKVDGVYSADPKKDPTATRYDQISYDDVISQNLKVMDTAAFALARDSAMPIIVYSLDDTAGLAGVLEGRGRSTWVGNPR, encoded by the coding sequence ATGTCGTCTGCGTATAAGCGCATTTTGCTCAAGGTTTCGGGTGAGGCGCTGGCAGGGGACAATTCGTTTGGCATCGAGCCGCCCTTCCTGCAGGCCGTGGCCAGCCAGATCGCCGATGTGGCCCGTTCCGGTATTCAGGTGGCCATCGTCGTCGGTGGCGGCAATATCTTCCGTGGCATGGCCGGTGCAGCCGACGGTACCGACCGGGTGACTGCGGACCTCATGGGCATGCTGGGCACCATGATCAATGCCTTGGCCCTGAGCAACGCCATTACCCGCCAGGGCATGAAGTCCAAGCCCTTCAGCGCCGCGACCATGCCTTCGGTGGCCGATACCTTTACCGCCCGCGACGCCAAGCTGGCGCTCGAAGAGGGGTTTGTCGTGGTGCTGGGCGGCGGCACGGGCAATCCGTTCTTCACGACCGATACCGCGGCAACGCTGCGCGCCATCGAGCTGGAATGCGACGTTGTGCTCAAGGGCACTAAGGTGGACGGAGTCTATTCGGCCGATCCCAAGAAGGATCCGACGGCAACCCGTTACGACCAGATCAGCTATGATGATGTCATCAGCCAGAATCTCAAGGTTATGGACACGGCGGCTTTCGCGCTTGCCCGCGACAGTGCCATGCCGATAATCGTATATTCACTGGACGACACGGCCGGCCTGGCCGGCGTATTGGAGGGGCGCGGGCGATCGACCTGGGTGGGTAACCCGCGCTGA
- the lpxD gene encoding UDP-3-O-(3-hydroxymyristoyl)glucosamine N-acyltransferase, producing the protein MVDTRFHRFAGPLTLSALLVQLGRADLVDTLSGGDPVISGVAELDLAEPGDLVLAAQPSYIEELRRTAAGAVLVAPALRDAVPAGCVAVMVDKPHNLFADILDALYPASTRSIIAAGREDLGAPVFERDVTLGTNVVIGAGVEIGRGTVIGANTVIGAGVTIGRNCVIAANCTIDCAHLGNDVVIHSGARIGTEGFGWLDFGQSNRKIPQLGRVIIQDRVEIGANSTIDRGALGDTVLGEGTKVDNLVQIGHNCRIGRYCLIAAMSGLSGSTIVGDGVLMGGGVGTSGHLSIGAGSVIHGRAAVTKDWPAGSKLAGAPAQDIRDFWRELAVVRKLSKGEKRG; encoded by the coding sequence ATGGTCGACACCCGCTTTCACCGTTTTGCCGGCCCGCTGACCCTGAGCGCCCTTCTCGTTCAGCTTGGTCGTGCCGATCTGGTTGATACGCTGTCGGGGGGCGATCCGGTCATCAGCGGCGTTGCTGAGCTTGACCTGGCAGAGCCGGGCGATCTGGTTCTTGCTGCGCAGCCCAGCTATATCGAGGAGCTGCGCCGCACCGCTGCGGGGGCGGTATTGGTGGCGCCGGCCTTGCGCGACGCGGTGCCCGCCGGCTGCGTCGCCGTCATGGTCGATAAGCCGCATAACCTGTTTGCCGACATCCTTGACGCGCTCTATCCCGCCAGCACCCGCTCGATCATCGCTGCCGGGCGCGAGGACCTGGGAGCGCCGGTCTTCGAGAGGGACGTTACGCTCGGAACCAATGTGGTGATTGGCGCCGGCGTCGAAATCGGCCGGGGCACCGTCATTGGCGCGAATACCGTCATTGGAGCTGGCGTGACCATTGGCCGGAACTGCGTTATCGCGGCCAATTGCACCATTGATTGTGCCCACCTGGGCAACGACGTGGTCATTCACTCCGGCGCCCGCATCGGCACGGAGGGGTTTGGCTGGCTCGACTTCGGACAGTCCAACCGGAAGATTCCCCAGCTTGGCCGGGTCATCATACAGGACCGCGTAGAGATCGGCGCCAACAGCACCATCGACCGCGGGGCGCTGGGCGATACCGTGCTCGGCGAGGGCACAAAGGTCGATAACCTGGTCCAGATCGGGCACAATTGCCGCATTGGCCGCTACTGCCTGATCGCCGCAATGAGCGGCTTGTCGGGCTCGACCATTGTCGGCGACGGCGTGCTCATGGGTGGTGGCGTCGGCACTTCGGGTCATTTGAGCATCGGCGCCGGATCGGTGATCCATGGCCGGGCCGCGGTAACCAAGGACTGGCCGGCCGGCTCCAAGCTTGCTGGTGCGCCAGCGCAGGATATAAGAGATTTTTGGCGAGAACTCGCCGTCGTGCGGAAACTGTCCAAGGGGGAGAAGCGGGGATGA
- the rpsB gene encoding 30S ribosomal protein S2 has product MALPEFSMRQLLEAGVHFGHQKHRWNPKMERYIFGVRNDIHILDLSQTVPALSRALQLVSDTVADGGRVLFVGTKRQAAPLVAEAAKQSAQYYVNSRWLGGTLTNWQTISNSIARLRELESMSEADLALRTKKERLMMSREQERLERDLGGIKDMGNLPNLLFVIDTNKEENAIKEARRLGIPVVAIVDTNCDPDIVDYAIPGNDDASRALELYVSLVSRAAIDGIGRSSSALGTDLGSSSEAPAEDLPAEGESAVN; this is encoded by the coding sequence ATGGCACTGCCTGAATTCTCCATGCGTCAGCTTCTGGAAGCTGGCGTGCACTTCGGCCACCAGAAGCACCGCTGGAACCCGAAGATGGAACGCTACATCTTCGGCGTTCGCAACGACATCCACATTCTCGACCTGAGCCAGACCGTTCCGGCCCTCAGCCGCGCCCTGCAGCTGGTGTCCGACACCGTTGCCGATGGCGGCCGCGTGCTGTTCGTCGGCACCAAGCGCCAGGCCGCCCCGCTGGTGGCCGAGGCTGCCAAGCAGTCGGCCCAGTATTACGTCAACTCCCGCTGGCTCGGCGGCACGCTGACCAACTGGCAGACCATCTCCAACTCGATCGCCCGCCTGCGTGAGCTCGAGTCGATGAGCGAGGCTGACCTCGCCCTGCGCACCAAGAAGGAGCGCCTGATGATGTCCCGCGAACAGGAGCGTCTCGAGCGCGACCTGGGCGGCATCAAGGACATGGGCAACCTGCCCAACCTGCTGTTCGTGATCGACACCAACAAGGAAGAGAACGCCATCAAGGAAGCCCGTCGTCTGGGCATCCCGGTCGTTGCCATTGTTGATACCAACTGCGATCCCGATATCGTCGACTACGCCATTCCCGGCAATGACGACGCCAGCCGCGCCCTCGAGCTCTATGTCTCGCTGGTTTCGCGCGCTGCCATCGACGGCATTGGCCGTTCGTCGAGCGCTCTGGGCACCGACCTCGGCTCCTCGTCCGAGGCACCGGCCGAAGACCTGCCGGCCGAAGGCGAAAGCGCCGTCAACTAA
- the tsf gene encoding translation elongation factor Ts: MEITAAMVKQLRDSTGVGMMDCKKALAETNGDMEAAVDWLRTRGLAKAAKKADRVAAEGLVGVATAGTKAAAVEVNSETDFVARNEQFQNIVGAVAKLALDADGDVVKLGEMPFPGTGHSVSAELTEAIAKIGENMNLRRTQTVSVTDGVVESYIHNAVKPGMGKIGILVALESTGDKAALSALGKQLAMHIAAAQPQAISPDELDQEVVARERAIILEQVKESGKSAEIAEKMVEGRMRKYFEEVTLLSQVFVIDGETKVADAIKNAEKDAGAPIKLTKFVRFALGEGIEKVESDFAAEVAATAGVK; the protein is encoded by the coding sequence ATGGAAATCACTGCTGCAATGGTCAAGCAGCTCCGCGACTCGACTGGTGTCGGGATGATGGACTGCAAGAAGGCCCTGGCTGAAACCAATGGCGACATGGAAGCTGCGGTCGACTGGCTGCGCACCCGTGGCCTTGCCAAGGCCGCCAAGAAGGCTGATCGCGTTGCCGCCGAAGGTCTGGTTGGCGTTGCCACTGCCGGCACCAAGGCCGCCGCCGTCGAAGTCAATTCCGAAACCGATTTCGTTGCCCGCAACGAACAGTTCCAGAACATCGTCGGCGCCGTGGCCAAGCTGGCTCTCGATGCCGATGGCGATGTCGTCAAGCTCGGTGAGATGCCGTTCCCCGGCACCGGTCATTCGGTTTCGGCCGAGCTGACCGAAGCCATCGCCAAGATCGGCGAGAACATGAACCTGCGTCGCACCCAGACGGTCTCGGTGACCGATGGTGTCGTCGAGAGCTATATCCACAACGCCGTCAAGCCCGGCATGGGCAAGATCGGTATCCTGGTAGCGCTCGAGTCGACCGGCGACAAGGCCGCGCTTTCCGCGCTCGGCAAGCAGCTCGCCATGCACATTGCTGCCGCTCAGCCCCAGGCGATTTCGCCTGACGAGCTGGACCAGGAAGTGGTTGCCCGCGAGCGCGCCATCATCCTCGAGCAGGTCAAGGAAAGCGGCAAGTCCGCCGAGATCGCCGAAAAGATGGTCGAAGGCCGCATGCGCAAGTACTTCGAGGAAGTCACGCTCCTCAGCCAGGTCTTCGTCATCGACGGTGAGACCAAGGTTGCCGATGCGATCAAGAACGCCGAGAAGGATGCCGGCGCGCCGATCAAATTGACCAAGTTCGTGCGTTTCGCCCTGGGCGAAGGCATCGAGAAGGTCGAGAGCGACTTTGCTGCCGAAGTGGCGGCAACGGCTGGCGTAAAGTAA
- the bamA gene encoding outer membrane protein assembly factor BamA, with protein MIHHTKLMRGAVSAIAILGAAPMAAGVPVLGAVAVQAQEQLVASVLFEGNRRFPDSQLLAMVDMSASGIFSQQRLNADIESIRQAYDRDGFNSVSVSARTEQTADGRVRVIFEINEGERAGIAAINFTGNNSIGAGNLKGAMLTKESGILSWLLRDDTYDEQKMAIDRERIRLYYANRGFPDAQVNSVAEYDASRNAYFVNVTINEGQKYEFGDVGIETSINGLNTDVLRGTVRTGQGGAYSVTDLQKSIEDMAYEATAQGYSFADVRARLDRDVATNTFNVTYLVDEGARIYVERINITGNVKTRDFVIRRELDFAEGDPFNRSMVVRGRNNIDALGYFSKVEMSTAPGSAPDKVVLNINVEETSTGEYGATAGYSTTDGILGELSLTERNFLGRGQYLRASIGASQSGRTFDFSFTEPRFMGLKVSAGVDAYHRINDENSTSYYGTEATGGQLRIGVPLTSALNAQFFGGFERKVIKDTDGTYTSTLVTNGQEFNKAFIGYTLTWNGVDDVKSPTEGLYATFTQQYIGWDHNLLRSEAKARYFVPLIPDSGIVASVRGQAGVINSIGGGAVHAVEAFTPGSQLIRGFESRGYGPRLASGEYLGTTMYAGISGEIEFPIPGLPESYGLSGAVWADAAWIDSTNLPGNPGTVAATSNDQPLRTSVGASLIWDSPFGPLRGDFAHVLNKSTDDRTQLFQFTISTLL; from the coding sequence ATGATCCACCACACCAAGCTGATGCGTGGCGCGGTTTCCGCGATCGCAATCCTGGGCGCTGCCCCCATGGCTGCGGGAGTGCCCGTCCTTGGCGCCGTGGCCGTCCAGGCTCAGGAGCAGCTGGTTGCTTCCGTGCTTTTCGAAGGCAATCGCCGCTTCCCGGACAGTCAGCTTCTGGCCATGGTCGACATGTCGGCGTCGGGTATCTTCAGTCAGCAGCGTCTGAATGCCGACATCGAAAGCATCCGCCAGGCTTATGATCGGGATGGGTTCAACTCGGTTTCGGTCTCTGCCCGCACCGAGCAGACCGCCGATGGCCGCGTCCGCGTGATCTTCGAGATCAACGAGGGTGAGCGCGCCGGTATTGCCGCGATCAACTTCACCGGGAACAACTCGATTGGCGCAGGCAACCTCAAGGGCGCCATGCTCACCAAGGAGTCGGGTATCCTGAGCTGGCTGCTCCGGGACGACACCTATGACGAACAGAAGATGGCGATCGACCGCGAGCGCATCCGGCTTTACTACGCCAACCGCGGCTTCCCCGATGCGCAGGTGAACTCGGTCGCCGAGTACGACGCCTCCCGCAACGCTTACTTCGTCAACGTGACCATCAATGAGGGTCAGAAGTACGAATTTGGCGATGTTGGCATCGAGACCAGCATCAACGGGCTGAACACAGACGTGCTGCGCGGCACCGTGCGCACGGGGCAGGGTGGGGCCTATTCGGTCACCGATCTGCAAAAGTCCATCGAGGACATGGCGTACGAGGCGACCGCCCAGGGCTATTCGTTCGCCGACGTCCGCGCCCGGCTGGATCGCGACGTGGCGACCAACACGTTCAACGTCACCTACCTGGTCGATGAAGGCGCTCGCATCTATGTCGAGCGCATCAACATTACCGGTAACGTCAAGACCCGCGACTTCGTCATTCGTCGCGAACTGGACTTTGCCGAAGGCGACCCGTTCAACCGCTCCATGGTCGTTCGCGGCCGCAACAATATCGACGCGCTTGGCTATTTCTCCAAGGTTGAGATGAGCACCGCCCCCGGTTCTGCGCCGGACAAGGTGGTCCTCAACATCAATGTCGAGGAAACCTCGACGGGCGAATATGGCGCGACCGCCGGCTACTCGACCACAGACGGTATTCTCGGCGAGCTCTCGCTCACCGAGCGCAACTTCCTTGGCCGGGGGCAGTATCTGCGCGCCTCGATTGGCGCTTCGCAGTCTGGCCGGACATTCGATTTCTCGTTCACCGAGCCGCGCTTCATGGGGCTCAAGGTCTCCGCTGGTGTCGATGCCTATCATCGCATCAACGACGAGAACTCGACCAGCTACTACGGAACCGAGGCCACAGGTGGTCAATTGCGGATCGGCGTGCCGCTGACCAGCGCGCTTAATGCGCAGTTCTTTGGCGGCTTTGAACGCAAGGTCATCAAGGATACCGACGGTACCTACACCTCCACGCTCGTGACCAATGGTCAGGAGTTCAACAAGGCGTTCATCGGCTACACGCTGACCTGGAATGGCGTCGACGACGTCAAGAGCCCAACCGAAGGGCTCTATGCCACCTTCACTCAGCAATATATCGGCTGGGATCACAACCTGCTTCGTTCGGAAGCCAAGGCGCGCTATTTCGTGCCGCTGATCCCGGATAGCGGGATCGTGGCCAGCGTTCGCGGTCAGGCCGGTGTCATCAACAGCATTGGCGGTGGCGCAGTCCATGCGGTCGAGGCGTTCACGCCCGGCTCGCAGCTGATCCGTGGCTTTGAGAGCAGGGGCTACGGCCCGCGTCTGGCCAGTGGCGAATATCTCGGTACCACGATGTATGCCGGCATTTCCGGCGAAATCGAGTTCCCGATACCAGGTCTGCCGGAAAGCTATGGCCTGAGCGGTGCCGTGTGGGCCGACGCGGCCTGGATCGACAGCACCAATCTGCCGGGCAATCCGGGCACCGTTGCGGCCACCAGCAACGATCAGCCGCTTCGCACCTCGGTCGGCGCGTCGCTTATCTGGGACTCGCCGTTCGGCCCGCTGCGCGGCGACTTCGCCCACGTTCTCAACAAGTCGACGGACGACCGGACGCAGCTGTTCCAGTTCACCATCTCGACCTTGCTGTAG
- a CDS encoding isoprenyl transferase has protein sequence MAGEPAASVKVETGAGLKIPRHLGVIMDGNGRWAKLRGKRRTEGHVEGVKALRGLVEHCISYGVGYLTVFSFSSENWSRPTDEISFIFNLLRRFVASDLQRLIRNNVKVRIIGSREGLDPSLVRLIEDVEAKTAGNTGLTLVVAFNYGSKAEIVAAARHLAREVAAGRLDPDEIDEQRLGDALYTAGLPDPDVIIRTSGEQRLSNFLLWQAAYAEFVFVDEHWPDFNEASFVRVLEAFSQRDRRFGGIGAAAS, from the coding sequence ATGGCAGGGGAACCGGCCGCCAGTGTGAAAGTCGAGACGGGCGCGGGCCTGAAGATTCCGCGTCACCTCGGCGTTATCATGGACGGCAATGGACGTTGGGCCAAGTTGCGTGGCAAGCGGCGGACCGAAGGCCATGTCGAGGGTGTCAAGGCCCTGCGTGGCTTAGTCGAGCACTGCATCTCCTACGGTGTTGGCTATCTGACAGTCTTCAGCTTCTCGTCGGAGAACTGGTCACGACCGACTGATGAAATATCATTTATATTCAATCTTCTGCGTCGCTTTGTTGCATCCGATCTGCAGCGACTGATCCGCAACAACGTCAAGGTTCGGATCATCGGTTCGCGCGAAGGCCTGGATCCCTCGCTGGTGCGGCTGATTGAGGATGTGGAGGCCAAGACGGCCGGCAATACGGGACTGACCCTGGTCGTTGCCTTCAACTATGGCAGCAAGGCCGAAATCGTCGCCGCCGCGCGCCATCTGGCGCGCGAAGTCGCGGCGGGTCGCCTCGATCCTGACGAAATCGACGAGCAGCGGCTGGGTGATGCCCTCTATACGGCGGGGCTTCCGGACCCGGACGTGATCATCCGGACCAGTGGCGAGCAGCGGCTCTCCAACTTCCTTCTCTGGCAGGCCGCCTATGCCGAGTTCGTCTTTGTCGACGAGCATTGGCCCGATTTCAACGAGGCAAGTTTTGTCCGCGTGCTGGAAGCCTTTTCGCAGCGCGACCGGCGATTTGGCGGCATTGGGGCGGCGGCGAGTTGA
- a CDS encoding phosphatidate cytidylyltransferase has protein sequence MSSTRRSWADVGPRLASAAVLIALTATALYVGSYLFAAVVGAVYGGAYREWETMVSRAPLTPLGWVLIGLVGVSGLFHLAFGLLGSLAVIVLACVLAGFMDREHLAWRVAGVVLFGLLIISLLAMRGVTPDGIWAGVYLGTVVWMTDSAAFFTGRQIGGEKLAPDISPSKTWSGALGGLALGTGAGLLVWIWVTDSPIWIGIVLSATISILGQAGDLSESAIKRFFRIKDSGDIIPGHGGLMDRLDSLTFGVFLVVVVGTLHAGFGAVAAGLLHW, from the coding sequence GTGAGTTCCACGCGACGTTCCTGGGCCGATGTCGGGCCGCGTCTGGCATCCGCTGCCGTGCTGATCGCCCTGACGGCTACCGCGCTTTATGTGGGCAGTTACCTCTTCGCCGCCGTTGTCGGAGCGGTCTATGGCGGAGCCTATCGCGAATGGGAGACCATGGTATCGCGCGCGCCGCTAACGCCTCTGGGGTGGGTTCTGATCGGACTTGTAGGCGTCTCTGGCCTCTTTCACCTTGCCTTCGGGCTCCTGGGTTCGCTGGCGGTGATCGTCCTGGCGTGCGTGCTGGCGGGTTTCATGGATCGTGAGCACCTGGCCTGGCGCGTCGCGGGCGTGGTGCTTTTTGGCCTGCTGATCATCTCTCTCCTTGCCATGCGGGGCGTCACCCCCGACGGAATATGGGCCGGCGTCTATCTCGGCACGGTTGTCTGGATGACGGATTCCGCGGCGTTCTTCACCGGCCGCCAGATCGGCGGCGAGAAACTGGCTCCCGACATTTCACCGTCCAAGACCTGGTCCGGCGCACTGGGCGGGCTGGCACTGGGGACCGGCGCCGGGCTGCTGGTCTGGATCTGGGTGACGGACAGTCCGATCTGGATCGGCATTGTACTCTCTGCGACGATCAGCATACTTGGCCAGGCTGGCGACCTGTCGGAAAGTGCGATCAAGCGCTTCTTTCGCATCAAGGATAGCGGCGACATCATTCCCGGCCATGGTGGGTTGATGGATCGATTGGACAGCCTCACATTTGGCGTGTTCCTCGTGGTAGTCGTGGGAACCCTGCATGCCGGCTTCGGCGCAGTCGCCGCCGGCTTGCTCCACTGGTAG
- the rseP gene encoding RIP metalloprotease RseP gives MLDFAFWLLSYLLPFLVVLTVIVFVHEMGHYLVARWNGVAIQTFSVGFGRELIGWNDRNGTRWRISAVPLGGYVRFVGDMNPASVPDSEAAKNAPPELAAKLFVNKTVWQRIAIVAAGPIANVLLTFLILYALLLGYGRYTIPPVIGEVIAGSVAEEVGFRPGDEILAVDGYAVRGFEDFQRYVATSPERPVAVELERDGVVQSLTLVPEAVQVEDRFGNEQRIGRIGVSRNVEDSDVTVYRPGPVEALGMTVEEIRFIVQRTAAFLGDFFVGRGDVEQLGGPVKVAKVSGEVATLGIVALINLMALLSLNIGIFNLLPVPMLDGGHLLYYLVEAIRGRPLSVRIQEIGFRFGFALVLALMVFTLFNDTVFDHFGIFR, from the coding sequence ATGTTAGATTTCGCGTTCTGGCTCCTGTCCTATCTGCTGCCGTTTCTGGTGGTATTGACGGTCATCGTCTTCGTTCACGAAATGGGGCACTATCTGGTCGCGCGCTGGAACGGCGTTGCCATCCAGACCTTCTCAGTCGGATTCGGCCGCGAACTGATCGGCTGGAATGACCGGAACGGGACGCGTTGGCGCATTTCGGCAGTTCCTCTGGGCGGCTATGTGCGCTTTGTGGGTGACATGAACCCGGCCAGTGTCCCGGATTCCGAGGCCGCAAAGAACGCACCGCCTGAACTGGCGGCCAAGCTCTTCGTCAACAAGACTGTCTGGCAACGCATCGCCATCGTGGCCGCCGGGCCGATAGCCAATGTGCTGCTGACCTTTCTCATCCTGTATGCCCTGTTGCTCGGCTATGGGCGCTACACCATCCCGCCGGTCATCGGCGAGGTTATCGCCGGCTCGGTGGCCGAAGAGGTCGGTTTTCGGCCAGGCGACGAGATCCTGGCGGTGGATGGTTATGCGGTGCGGGGCTTCGAGGACTTCCAGCGCTACGTAGCCACAAGTCCCGAGCGGCCCGTTGCCGTGGAACTGGAGAGGGACGGCGTCGTGCAAAGCCTCACCCTGGTGCCCGAGGCGGTCCAGGTCGAGGATCGCTTTGGCAATGAGCAGCGAATCGGCCGCATCGGGGTCAGTCGCAATGTCGAGGATAGTGACGTGACGGTCTACCGCCCGGGGCCGGTTGAGGCCTTGGGCATGACCGTCGAGGAGATTCGCTTCATCGTGCAGCGAACCGCCGCATTTCTTGGTGATTTCTTCGTTGGCCGAGGCGATGTGGAACAGCTGGGCGGGCCGGTGAAGGTCGCCAAGGTGTCCGGCGAAGTTGCCACTCTCGGGATCGTCGCACTGATCAACCTCATGGCATTGCTGTCGCTCAATATCGGCATTTTCAATCTGTTGCCGGTGCCCATGCTCGACGGCGGGCATCTGCTCTACTACCTGGTCGAAGCGATCCGCGGGCGTCCGCTGAGCGTGCGAATCCAGGAGATCGGGTTCAGGTTTGGCTTTGCCTTGGTGCTCGCCTTGATGGTATTCACCCTGTTCAACGACACGGTGTTCGACCATTTCGGGATTTTCCGCTAA
- the lpxA gene encoding acyl-ACP--UDP-N-acetylglucosamine O-acyltransferase has product MSAPLVHPTAIIADGARLGSGVRVGPYSIVGPKVSLGDNVELVSHAVVEGNTTIGAGTRIFPFASVGHEPQDLKFHGEDSRLEIGQNCTIRESVTINPGTENGGMVTRIGDNCLIMANAHVAHDAMVGNNVIMANYVGIAGHVHVGDNVILGGTCVIHQFTRIGAHAFIGAQSMVDGDVIPYGMAVGNRASLTGLNLVGLKRRKFDREAIHRLRAAYRQIFASEGTLRERVEDAAELFRDDALVQDVVRFIAEAEDRPILLPRNGHETE; this is encoded by the coding sequence GTGAGCGCTCCGCTCGTTCACCCGACGGCCATCATTGCTGACGGCGCAAGGCTCGGGTCCGGGGTGCGAGTTGGGCCATACAGCATTGTGGGGCCAAAGGTTTCTCTGGGCGACAATGTAGAACTCGTCTCCCACGCCGTGGTTGAAGGCAACACGACCATTGGGGCGGGGACCCGCATCTTCCCCTTCGCCTCTGTTGGCCACGAGCCGCAGGACCTCAAGTTTCATGGCGAGGACTCCCGCCTTGAAATCGGTCAGAACTGCACCATCCGGGAGTCGGTCACCATCAATCCGGGCACCGAAAACGGTGGCATGGTCACGCGGATCGGCGACAACTGCCTGATCATGGCGAACGCCCATGTGGCTCACGACGCGATGGTGGGCAACAACGTGATCATGGCCAACTATGTCGGCATTGCCGGCCATGTGCACGTTGGCGACAACGTCATTTTAGGCGGCACCTGCGTCATCCACCAGTTCACCCGCATCGGCGCGCACGCCTTCATCGGTGCTCAATCCATGGTCGACGGCGATGTCATTCCCTATGGCATGGCGGTGGGCAACCGGGCGTCGCTGACCGGCCTCAACCTTGTTGGTCTCAAGCGTCGCAAGTTTGACCGCGAGGCGATCCATCGGCTGCGTGCCGCCTATCGGCAGATATTTGCCAGCGAAGGGACACTGCGCGAACGGGTCGAGGATGCGGCCGAGCTCTTCCGGGACGATGCGCTGGTCCAGGACGTCGTGCGGTTCATCGCCGAGGCCGAGGATCGGCCCATTTTGCTGCCGCGCAACGGCCACGAGACAGAGTAG
- the fabZ gene encoding 3-hydroxyacyl-ACP dehydratase FabZ, whose amino-acid sequence MNETAAVTELNAMSIAEILEALPHRYPFLMIDRIVDINGDESAVGIKNVTYNEPIFMGHFPGNPIFPGVLIIEGMAQTAGAIVIKHDSTGGQKNIVLMLGVDNARFRKPAGPGDTIEFHITKMHRRRNVGRYEAKAKVNGTIIAEAEITAMIVGAPS is encoded by the coding sequence ATGAATGAGACCGCCGCCGTAACCGAACTGAATGCGATGAGCATTGCCGAAATTCTCGAGGCGCTTCCGCATCGCTACCCCTTCCTGATGATCGACCGCATCGTTGACATCAATGGCGATGAATCGGCTGTGGGCATCAAGAACGTGACCTACAACGAGCCGATCTTCATGGGTCATTTTCCGGGCAATCCGATCTTCCCCGGCGTGCTGATCATTGAAGGCATGGCCCAGACTGCAGGCGCCATCGTGATCAAGCACGATTCCACCGGGGGCCAGAAGAATATCGTCCTGATGCTTGGCGTCGACAACGCCCGCTTCCGCAAGCCCGCGGGCCCGGGGGACACGATCGAATTCCACATCACCAAGATGCATCGGCGCCGCAATGTCGGCCGCTACGAGGCCAAGGCCAAGGTCAACGGCACGATCATTGCCGAGGCCGAAATCACCGCGATGATCGTTGGGGCGCCCTCGTGA
- the frr gene encoding ribosome recycling factor has protein sequence MAASYDLNDLKTRMHKSVASLKDELGGLRTGRASASLLEPVVVEAYGSRMPLNQVATVTVPEPRMLSVQVWDRSMANAVEKAIRDSGLGLNPMSEGQVIRVPLPELNEQRRKELAKVAHNYAEQARVAVRHIRRDGMDALKKAEKDGDMSQDDAKKQSDLVQKATDDAVSEIDSIVAQKEQEIMQV, from the coding sequence ATGGCCGCAAGTTACGATCTCAACGACCTCAAGACCCGGATGCACAAGTCGGTTGCCTCGCTCAAGGACGAATTGGGTGGGCTGCGGACCGGCCGTGCGAGTGCCAGCCTGCTGGAGCCAGTGGTGGTGGAAGCCTATGGTTCGCGCATGCCGCTCAACCAGGTTGCGACCGTGACCGTTCCGGAGCCACGTATGCTCTCGGTTCAGGTCTGGGACCGCTCCATGGCCAATGCGGTCGAAAAGGCCATTCGCGACAGCGGCCTTGGTCTCAATCCGATGAGCGAGGGTCAGGTCATCCGTGTGCCGCTGCCGGAGCTGAACGAGCAGCGCCGCAAGGAACTGGCCAAGGTGGCTCACAACTATGCCGAGCAGGCCCGCGTGGCGGTGCGCCATATTCGCCGCGATGGCATGGATGCCTTGAAAAAGGCGGAGAAGGACGGCGACATGAGCCAGGACGATGCCAAGAAGCAGTCCGATCTCGTGCAGAAGGCCACCGACGACGCCGTCAGTGAGATCGACAGCATCGTGGCGCAGAAGGAACAGGAAATCATGCAGGTCTGA